The Paenibacillus yonginensis genome segment AGAACGCCGTCCAGATCAAACAGGCAGGCTTGTATGGCATCCATTTTTATTGCCTCCTTAGGGACTAAGATTCGAAATGAGAAGTTTAAATCTTAAATTTGCGCAAACGTTTGAACAAGCTGTAAAAAAATATATGAAGCACCAGGTGCCTCACATATTTTTGACGCTAGACCGGGATCTCCCGGCTTTATTTCCGCGGAACGGCAAAAGCCGAAGATTCACGGACGATCAGCCGGTGCGGAATAACGTTCCTGGCCGGCGCGAAGCGAGCGCCCGTTCCTTCGTTTTGAATCGACTGGATCAGAATCTGGGAAGCCGTATAACCCAAATGGTAGATGCCGATGTCGATGCTGCTGATCGGCGGCGTCGAAAGCTCGGATAACGGAATGTTATTAAAGCTGACGATGCAGAGGTCTTCGGGAACCTTGAATTTCAGTTCATGAAGACCTCTAAGGACGCCGAACGAAACCATGTCGTCCACGACCACAAGCGCGGTCGGCCGGTTCGGCAGATTCATGATGAACGACATGGCCCGGTAGCCGCTTTCCTGCAGGAATTCGCCTTCGACAATCCACTCGGGCCGGACTTCAAGCTCCGAATCGGCCATTGCCCGCCGGTATCCGAGCAGCCGGTCCTGCGATACGACCAGGTTGGGGGGACCGCTGACAAAGCCAATCCGCTCATGCCCCATCGTGATCAGGTGTTTCGTGGCATCGTAAGCGGCCTGAACGTTATCCGTATCAACCGTCAGAATATCCGGATGCTCTTCGCTGCGTCCGATCAGCGTAAACGGATAGCCGTGCTGGTAGAGGAAATCTACGACAGGATCGTCTTTCCGGGAATACAGCAGAATGGCGCCGTCCACCCGGCGCCCGTTCAATAGCCGGGATACGGCAGCCAGTTCTTCTTTTTCGCTCCCGCCCGAGCTGAGCAGCACATCGTAGCCGGCACGGTTGGCCTGGGCGACGATCCCCCGGATCAGCTCCATGAAGAACAGATTCGAGAACAGCTCCTCCGCCGGTTTTGGCAGAAGCACGCAAATGCTGTTGGTTGTTCTGGACACCAGGCTTTTGGCCATGATGTTGGGATGATACCCGAGCTCCTCCATAACCGCTTTGACTTTTCTGGCGGTTTCGGTGCTGATTCTGGGATGATCGGACAATACCCGGGACACGGTGGATGGTGATACTCCGGCCTTTTTGGCGACATCCTTGATCGTAACAGCCATGAGCAACCTCCTTTGTGAAACCGTTTGCCTCTTATCTTAAAGGATGGCTCAATACTTGTAAATAGCGAATGATTCAGCTGGGGTTCCCCGGGATCGGCAGGCCAAATCCGTTTACCCGGTTCTGAATCAAGCCTTAGAAACGTGTTCTCAAAAGCACGGCCGGCAGGGAATTTCTCCTGCCGGCCCTTCAAGCTGCGGCCATGTGACGGCCGTTTGCCATTATTCTCCCGGCACCAGCACGGCGAAGCCGTAAGCCGGGAGCCGGACATCCAAACCTTCCTGCCGGTTCTCCCAAATCCGGCCGCTGAAGGCGTCTTTCCAAACGCCTGCCGGCTGATTCTCAAGCCGCACGGTTTGAATGGCGGCGTCGTTGTTCAGCAGGATCAGCACGCGGTCCGTGCCGAGCCGCCGCTCGAAAGCAAGCACGGGTTCCCCGGCCTCCGCTTTGAGGAAACGGAGCGAGCCGGTCCGCAGGGCAGGCAGGGATTTACGCACCTCAATCAGCTTCCGGTAGAAGCTGAACAGTTCCCGGTCCTGCTTGCTCGTATCCCATTCCATACATTTTCGGCAGTCCGGGTCCTGCCCGCCGTCCAGTCCAACCTCGTCGCCATAATAGAGGCAAGGCGTTCCCGGGTAGGTAAACTGAATCAGGCTTGCCAGCTTCATGCGGTTTTTGTTGCCTTCGCATAAAGTCAGCAGGCGCGGCGTGTCATGGCTGTCCAGCAGGTTGAACGCCACTTCGCTGGCTTGCAGCGGATACAGGGTAAGCTGCCGGCCGACTGCTTCGGCAAACTGCTTCGCATCGAGTGTACCCCGCACGACAAAATCCAGCACGGCATCTGTGAACGGATAGTTCATAACCGCGTCGAACTGGTCGCCCTGCAGCCACGGGGAAGCTTCATGCCAAAGCTCGCCGAGAATGTAAGCTTCCGGATTGGCCGCTTTGACCGTCTGGCGGAAATCGCGCCAGAATTGATGATCCACCTCATTTGCCACGTCCAGGCGCCAGCCGTCAATGCCTACTTCTTTGATCCAATATTCCGCCACCTTCAGCAAATATTCCTTGACCTCCGGGTTTTCTGT includes the following:
- a CDS encoding LacI family DNA-binding transcriptional regulator, encoding MAVTIKDVAKKAGVSPSTVSRVLSDHPRISTETARKVKAVMEELGYHPNIMAKSLVSRTTNSICVLLPKPAEELFSNLFFMELIRGIVAQANRAGYDVLLSSGGSEKEELAAVSRLLNGRRVDGAILLYSRKDDPVVDFLYQHGYPFTLIGRSEEHPDILTVDTDNVQAAYDATKHLITMGHERIGFVSGPPNLVVSQDRLLGYRRAMADSELEVRPEWIVEGEFLQESGYRAMSFIMNLPNRPTALVVVDDMVSFGVLRGLHELKFKVPEDLCIVSFNNIPLSELSTPPISSIDIGIYHLGYTASQILIQSIQNEGTGARFAPARNVIPHRLIVRESSAFAVPRK